Proteins from a genomic interval of Quercus lobata isolate SW786 chromosome 11, ValleyOak3.0 Primary Assembly, whole genome shotgun sequence:
- the LOC115968936 gene encoding beta-xylosidase/alpha-L-arabinofuranosidase 2-like, producing MPKKDIPVLFKHHNFSFYFVSNSMAMATTIANRAPKVSVLLCFSIYSALLSFSCSRVLGQSSPVFACDVKSNSSLASLGFCNTSLGIDSRVGDLVKRLTLQEKIGFLVNKAGSVSRLGIPQYEWWSEALHGVSYVGPGTRFSNVVPGATSFPQVILTAATFNTSLFEAIGKVVSTEARAMYNVGLAGLTYWSPNINIFRDPRWGRGQETPGEDPLLSSKYGSGYVRGLQQRDGDPNGLKVAACCKHYTAYDLDNWKGTDRYHFNAVVTKQDLDDTFQPPFKSCVIDGNVASVMCSYNQVNGKPTCADPDLLAGVIRGEWKLNGYIVSDCDSVDVFYKSQQYTKSPEEAAAKAILAGLDLNCGSFLGQHTEAAVKGGLLDEAAIDKAISNNFATLMRLGFFDGDPSKQIYGNLGPKDVCTEKNQELARETARQGIVLLKNSPGSLPLSPTAIKSLAVIGPNANVTKTMIGNYEGTPCKYTTPLQGLTASVATTYQPGCSNVACSTAQVDDAKKIAASADATVLIMGADQSIEAESRDRIDLNLPGQQTLLVTEVAKASKGPVILVIMSGGGFDISFAKSNDKITSILWVGYPGEAGGAAIADVIFGYCNPSGRLPMTWYPQAYLDKVPMTNMNMRPDPATGYPGRTYRFYTGETVYSFGDGLSYSSFNHHLAQAPKLVSIPLEEGHVCRSTRCKSLDVAEQHCQNWGFDIHLRVKNMGSISGSHTVFLFTTPPSIHNSPQKHLLGFEKVFLTGQTETLVKFKVDVCKDLSVVDELGTRKVALGQHVLHVGSLKHSMNVRV from the exons ATGCCCAAGAAAGATATTCCCGTGCTCTTCAAGCaccacaatttttctttttattttgtctcAAACTCGATGGCTATGGCCACCACCATTGCAAACAGAGCACCGAAGGTCTCTGTTTTGCTCTGCTTTTCCATATACTCTGCTTTGCTTTCCTTTAGCTGCAGCCGGGTTTTAGGCCAATCATCACCTGTTTTTGCCTGTGATGTTAAGAGCAACTCGAGCCTGGCGAGCTTGGGGTTCTGTAACACGTCTTTGGGTATTGATTCGAGAGTTGGGGACTTGGTGAAGAGGCTGACATTGCAAGAGAAAATTGGGTTCTTGGTGAACAAGGCAGGGAGTGTGAGTAGGCTTGGTATACCACAGTATGAGTGGTGGTCTGAGGCTCTTCATGGAGTCTCTTATGTGGGCCCAGGGACTCGTTTTTCCAATGTGGTACCTGGAGCTACCAGCTTTCCTCAAGTTATTCTCACTGCTGCTACATTCAATACTTCTCTCTTTGAAGCCATTGGAAAG GTGGTTTCTACCGAAGCAAGAGCAATGTACAATGTGGGACTAGCAGGCTTGACATATTGGTCACCAAATATTAACATATTTCGAGACCCCAGATGGGGAAGAGGCCAGGAAACTCCAGGAGAAGACCCATTGCTTTCAAGTAAATATGGATCCGGTTACGTTAGAGGTCTTCAACAAAGAGATGGTGATCCAAATGGACTTAAGGTTGCTGCATGTTGTAAACATTATACAGCCTATGATCTTGATAATTGGAAAGGGACAGACCGTTACCATTTCAATGCTGTg GTAACAAAGCAAGATTTGGATGATACATTTCAACCACCATTCAAGAGTTGTGTGATTGATGGCAATGTAGCCAGTGTCATGTGTTCCTACAACCAGGTTAATGGTAAGCCAACCTGCGCAGACCCGGACCTGCTTGCTGGAGTCATCCGAGGCGAATGGAAACTAAATGG ATACATAGTTTCTGATTGTGATTCGGTAGATGTGTTCTACAAGTCTCAACAATACACAAAATCACCAGAGGAGGCTGCAGCCAAAGCTATATTGGCAG GATTGGATCTTAACTGTGGATCCTTCCTAGGTCAACACACAGAAGCTGCAGTAAAAGGAGGACTTTTGGATGAGGCGGCTATTGACAAGGCCATTTCTAACAATTTTGCAACTTTAATGAGACTTGGCTTCTTTGATGGTGACCCAAGCAAGCAAATTTATGGCAACTTGGGTCCAAAAGATGTGTGTACGGAAAAGAACCAGGAACTGGCCCGTGAAACAGCTAGGCAAGGGATAGTGCTGCTTAAAAACAGTCCCGGTTCACTGCCTCTGTCTCCCACTGCCATCAAATCCTTGGCTGTAATTGGTCCCAACGCCAATGTCACAAAAACCATGATTGGAAACTATGAAG GCACTCCATGCAAATATACAACTCCTTTGCAAGGTCTGACAGCCTCAGTTGCAACAACTTATCAGCCAGGCTGCTCCAATGTGGCCTGCAGCACTGCGCAGGTAGATGACGCCAAGAAAATAGCAGCCTCAGCAGATGCCACTGTACTTATAATGGGTGCAGATCAATCTATCGAGGCAGAGAGTCGTGACAGGATTGACCTCAATCTTCCAGGACAGCAAACACTCTTAGTAACAGAAGTTGCAAAGGCATCCAAAGGACCAGTCATTCTTGTTATAATGTCTGGAGGGGGCTTTGATATCTCATTTGCAAAAAGTAATGATAAAATTACAAGCATCCTATGGGTTGGTTACCCTGGGGAAGCTGGAGGAGCTGCCATAGCTGATGTGATTTTTGGGTATTGTAATCCAA GTGGAAGATTACCCATGACATGGTATCCACAAGCATACTTAGACAAGGTCCCCATGACAAACATGAACATGAGGCCAGATCCTGCCACTGGCTACCCTGGCCGGACCTACAGGTTCTACACCGGAGAAACTGTGTATTCATTTGGAGATGGACTAAGCTATTCCAGTTTCAACCACCACCTAGCTCAAGCACCAAAGTTAGTTTCCATTCCCTTAGAAGAGGGTCACGTTTGTCGCTCAACAAGATGCAAGTCATTAGACGTTGCTGAGCAGCATTGTCAAAACTGGGGTTTTGACATTCACTTGAGAGTCAAAAACATGGGAAGTATTAGTGGAAGCCATACAGTATTCTTGTTCACTACCCCTCCATCAATACACAACTCACCTCAGAAGCACTTGCTGGGATTTGAGAAGGTCTTCTTGACAGGGCAAACAGAAACGTTGGTCAAGTTCAAGGTGGATGTTTGCAAGGACTTGAGTGTGGTGGATGAGCTTGGAACCAGGAAAGTTGCCTTGGGACAACATGTGCTTCATGTTGGGAGCTTGAAACACTCAATGAACGTGAGGGTTTAA